ATCGTATTTACAATTTCTTCATTACCCTCAATTTAGCAAAGTGTTAGGTTTTGTTTCacaaatttatcaatttcaaaatgattAATTACTTATCAATTACAACATCATCAACATTTATATTGACCAAATTGATAAATACAACTACCTCTTACTTAGTCAACAGAATATAGCAGTTGTAGAAAAACTGTTCCTTTCAATCCCAGTTTACAAAATACTGTTGATCGGACTATTGCGTCGTCATATTATATggtgtttttagtttttctgtttTGACTTTTgccaatatttcaatatatggaaatttttgtatatatgtaaagaatcattttagtttttataatcataatatgtacataattgaatatattgaaattcttCTATGTAGTGTATACATCATATTACATTTGAATCTAAATTACATATTCTGTGCATCTAGTTGAAGCGACTCAACGACAGACAAAACATGTTCTACAACCGAGGTTTACAGGAGTTCCTGgctataaataattcataaatggTTTTAGATCAATATTGTATTCAAAATGGAAGACTATTTATCTGCTGAAATGTTTCAAGAAGAGTTAAAAGCCTTAGAACAAGATGATATGCTTTTATTATTACAAGATTTGAATGTTCTTGAACTGTGTCTGTTAATATCCATGAAACATCATTCAGAAATATATGATGGACAGTCCATGAATTATGAAATGATACTTTCAAGATATAAcaaatttgcaaaaagtaaCTCTAGTATGCAGAACGTACCTCGATCAGTTGCGATGAAAGCTTTTGAACACATTGAGGTGATAACATTTTGTCAATAATTGTTTAactttcataataattattttctatctaaatttttctaattcaataTCTCGTGTTTTAGAGTTTAGAATTGGTTTCTATGGTAAGTGATGGAGGATCTAAGACTCAGAAGGAGTACCGGTTTTTCAATTTACTTGTAATGCCATCCCAAATTCTTGAAGCAGTAAAAGTAACACCAGGACTACCGACAGAAGTTGTTCAATGGGCAAATTCATCTTTGATCTGATCTAATTTATGCAATTATTGGTTctgtacaaaatatttatattttcatacaaataaataaaaacttaaataGTACATGTGCATTTCTTAGATCTTGGTAGTTGCTTTATATCTTACGTATTCTACAATATTTTCTTGCAACATAATCATTTAGCTGATTTTTATCAGTAACTATcttcaaaatcttatttttcaattattagattAGGAAGTTGCTAGTagctattaaatattattttttttttaaatagtataaaGGTAactataataaacatttaattcaaactccaaatgtttatgtttataatttgtagttattttttgatactattttttgtGTGGCTGGCTATATAATTTCAAAGACTTTTAGCTTCAGTCTCAATGGATTCCCGGTAACGAAAATATTTCCTAGGTGCTACTGATTTGTTTTTACGAAAAACCttcaattaaatatcaaaaaaattaataaaacctaTCACCTTATTTTCACGAGGTACTGTCCATATTAAAATGCGATTTACGAGGTATTTCATCCACAatctttgttatttcaatattgaTGAATTGGCAATGGATATATATTAAACAAAGGAGGTATTTCTATAcgataattttacaaataaacaatttttgataagaaaACTCTATTTTAGTAAAAGTAATAGATAGGAAGTATTTGTTGTTTGTACAATCCTGACTTAGTATTTAGATGAGTAAATTATCCATTAAAATATAGCTAATAAAAAAGTAGATTTTTAATAGGTTAGAATTTTTGACATCATTTCTTTTACGAGTTCTTTTCACAATATTGCATCAACTGTTTTATACTCATATTATAACCATGGTTTTAGATCTAGATTTATTCCGTACTGATAAAGGAGGTAATCCGGATCTCATTCGGGAGAACCAGAAGAAGCGTTTCAAAGATGTTGCTTTAGTCGATAAAGTTATAGAAAGAGATTCCACATGGAGACAACTTAGGCATAAGTTAGAcaattgtaataaattaaaaaatgtttgtagtAAAGCAATCGGtgagaaaatgaagaaaaaagaacCGCAGGGGGATCCAAGTGAAGATGTACCACAAAATATTGTTACTAATTTAGAAAATCTAACATTGGAAGTTCTTCAAACTATCACAGTGAATCAAATAAAGAAGGTTAGAACATTGATAGATGAGGCtatagtaaaaaatgaaaaggaactaattaaaacagaaaaggaACGAAATGATGCTTTAAGAGAAGTGGGAAATCACTTACATGAATCTGTTCCTGTAGATGACGATGAAgacaacaataaaattgaaagaacTTTTGGCGACTGTCAAGTTAGAAAGAAGTATTCTCATGTAGATTTGATTTGTATGATAGACGGGATGGATGGAGAAAGAGGGGCAGTAGTTTCAGGAGGCAGAGGTTATTACTTAACTGGTCCTGCAGTTTTCTTAGAACAAGCATTGATACAATTGGCATTAAGGATATTGCATAAAAAAGGGTTTAAGCCTCTCTATACTCCATTTTTCATGAGAAAGGAGGTGAGTTTTATTATCCATTtactaaaaaatgttttgttcaGTATGTATACAATTATAGctgataaaaatgtatatatgtatgtatgtttcTAATTCATGTGACAAAATtcaggtgattgctcgtatgaatttgagatgggtctttcctataacaaaattccTCAGCCCACCTTTCTGaaatatcacccttaaaagggaGTGAATAAAATTGAGGTTTATTTCTAAACGTCTACTAAAATCCATGACAAGTAGGGTACGTTCATGCATTTTTTCTAGAGACtactcaatttattcaaataattatgaattatggTGTTTACCTTTTTTCTCTACATATATTGctttcggaaaaaaattaaaataaaaaaaattcaaattaaaattttattttcttaagattcatcataaaaaaagttttgatatgaattaAAGTACTATTTTCACACCCATATAATGTAACAGAAACATTGAAAAACTACCCATAGTTAGTCCCTTGCAAGTGtatgaaaattacagaatttcaagtttctgaaattttacaaaaaaaatgttagacACCACCTTTAGAAACATCCTGTgtatttatcaacaaatcatatattttcatatgGATTCAAAGGGGAAATCAATAGTTTATATATTCTTAATATGCCAAATGGTTAAGTTGGAAATTCTAGAAACATTGGTTAGGttcatactgtttacactaccagcACACCATTACTTACAATAACAATATGTGACACATGTTTTGAGAACCAAATTATCATTTTCCGAGGCTAAAGGTAAATTAGTTGTAAAATGATGTGCTTAGtcaattcaaagaaatattttgtcataCGGCATCTTCTTTGCAATGTGACTTGAAGTGACAGATCTTTATTGAACTAAATTATCTGTCCTTAAATACATCTTCtgaatacaaaacatttttgacTAGTCAAAGagtatattttttccaatactttTCAATTGATAAAGTAATTCAAGAACAAACACTCACGTGAAGTAGTATCCTCCTATTTCCTTCATAACATTGGTTCAAGTAGATAATAGGTTCAAATTATTGCTAAATGCTCATGTCTTTAGTCAGTGCAAGTACTGCATTAAAGTTTATCTATAACTGCTTTGATTTTAGATAGCATCAAAACTTCAGTGTTTCCTTTTTCATcagaatttgtttgtttattttacaataaagatatagaagaaaatttaaatagatcattgaattatttacattatagATAATGCAAGAAGTTGCACAGTTATCTCAGTTTGATGAAGAATTATATAAAGTAGTTGGAAAAGGTAGTGAAAAGGTAGAAGATAAAGGTGTTGAAGAAAAGTATCTTATAGCAACTTCAGAACAACCTATTGCTGCTTTTCATCGAGATGAATGGATATCAGAAAATTCTCTGCCTATAAAGTATGCAGGATTTTCAACATGCTTTAGACAAGAAGTTGGATCTCATGGACGTGACACCAGGGGTATATTTAGGGTACACCAGTTTGAAAAGGTAAGGTAATACAAATCATGTATCCAACTGTGTATTaaggtttttatattttcaggtTGAACAATTCTGTTTAACTTCACCTTTTGACAACAAATCTTGGGAAATGATGGATGAAATGATAGAAAACGCTgaagaattttataaatctttAGAAATTCCATACCGAATTGTCAACATAGTTTCTGGAGCATTGAATCATGCTGCTGCCAAAAAACTCGACCTAGAAGCATGGTTTCCAGGATCATCAGCCTTTAGAGAATTAGTATCCTGCAGTAACTGCCTGGAATATCAAGCCAGAAGGCTATTAGTTCGTTACGGTCAAACCAAGAAGATGAATGCTGCTACTGATTATGTTCACATGTTAAATGCCACAATGTGCGCAACTACAAGAGTAATTTGTGCCATTTTGGAAAACAATCAGACAGAAACTGGCATAAAAGTACCAACAATTTTAAAACCTTATATGCCTGAAGAATATCAACATGAAATTCCATTTGTTAAGCCTGCTCCAATTGATATTGAGAAGGATTCAAAGAAGATCAAGAAGCAAAAAGAGGGGATGAAAAAAGCTGCTGGAGAAGAATAATTCAATGACATTTAGGGGTATTTATCAATTGTTGCATTtaaagctttttttattttatttattgtcaatAAACATCTATTGATTTTGTTAGCTTTACTTATTTCAAAAAcatcatagaaaaaatagattaaattataatgttcaagtattaatttatcataaattatgatttattaCCATGACAGTATGGTTATGTTGCTTTCTAATTCTTGCCCTATAATTCAAAATAGCAATAACAGAAGGTACGAAGCtcattaattatgaaaaatcttGTTCGAGGCATCTTGATTACAAAATGAGAATTTACTGTTTAATCATACTTCAGTAGGTAAAGATAATTGTAGCTCAGcattttatgacaaaaaactAGAGACCatttaaaagtttttgtcaACAACCAACTCTGGGTAGACTCATGAAACTTGAAAGTAAAGAGTATTGATTTTACAAAGTTACAAGTAACTTGCAATGATCAGAAGCTGTAACTCCCATATATTTCTGGGCCAATGCtgacatagaaaaaatttatatcaaaccATAAATGGATTTAAACTCATGGATAGTAAGTTTGAGACTTTCAGTTTTTCTGCTAGAGTGCCAAAAAATGTGACTTATAACACCATCCTTGTATTTTACTGTTATGCTAGATTGTGATACAGTGTTATTGCCGCTGATATTGCGAACATCCTTGATTTGTTGCAAATTCAATTCTTTTACAGAGTCCTCTTGGTAttaagtttataaaaaagttgCCAAATGCGAAAATtggattttgaaatttctaatatattagGTACTATTGGTATGTTGGTAACCTATTGAAACAGCTGACTGTCTCTTCCCGTAAGGTATCGTGAAGgaatagttattttcaaattgtcgCTAAAGTTTAGATGCGAAtcttctgaaaataatttttattcaatttctttttcaaaagtttcttaTTCTTGGAGGTACATTTTCTAATATCAATAAGAGACAGGCAAATACTCTTCTgaaaaactataaccagagtagatctgctgaatgtatgaACCTAAGTAAGATCaatctacaaatactaacaggaTTTCTAGCGGGGCTCTGCCGCCTCAATAAAcctgggagcgcttgaaatagaagacgaagatctctgccATTTAAGGCTATCCCACATTATAGACTTTTTTAAAGAAGTACTAAATTCTTTCTTGATTCTGAgcatgatttaaaaaaatggaaatatgttttttttcgtaaaatttaatgtttttatcatttttgtttttaatgggtgctttaaaaacatttttttgaaacaaatgttttttcttgaaacttttTGAATCCCCCTTACATTGTAGGACAGGTAATAATTGTTAACATAATATAAAATCTAATATCAAAGTGAATCAGGAATGActgataaaacaaaaattagtatattatttaaaattccaatatGAATAGGAGGAAAGTTAGAAAACAAAACATACAAAtcaatgttttattgaaaaatcaaaattatacaatacatacagtaaaaaattgtttttaatatattttgacgTTGATGGCAGtcttaacaaagaaaaaaaacaaaaaattagtttccTTAGCTTTACAAAAATTCTACTAATAtctacattaaaataaaaacagtttgtAATTGTTGATACAAGGAAATTGAGAAAAGTACTAAATTCGGATTCTAATCGAGTTTTCATCTACAAgaaatttctaacaattttcagGCAGTGTCAAAATTCCGTTTTTTGTATATCTATAAAATTCTTAATCGAAATGAGTATGAATATATTGGCAATATGGCAAATGGAATATATGAGCAATAGAGGagtaacagaaaaaatatacgACATAACAACTGTATGGACAAAAAAACTCAATTAGGCGTGATAACCAACAGACTGTAtgtacaaaaattacaaaataaaagaaaatataacaaccAAGGagttttattagtataaaaagaAACAGAACTCAATTGTTGTGTAAGGTAGCCActtgaaaaatcaatataactttatatagcGTACAAAATACGGGGTTTACATATGGCGCTATATTTTTGGATACGTATGATATTAAATTCTCCAATTATCTTAAAAAGAcaaattaaaatcatttgatGGAAGAATTTTGCTATGGGCGAAGAAGAAAAGAGATCTTTCATTAAGACAGTTCAACATACCATTAGTCTATATCTacatgtcaaaaatattttaaaatagttcAAATTGTATCCCAATCTACCTTACCATTCAGATATgacttttatttgtttacaaaaatagCGAAATAGTTTCGATCCGAATGAATAATTGATCGAAAATGTTACGGGAAGCTTTAGAATAATCAAATCTGTTtaaggaaaatgaagaaatgagaTTTATTGAAGTTCTTTTCTTCATCAAAGTTATCCTAAAAGGGAAATTGCatacagtaaaaaaataattgtagtatttgggaaaaaattcaaaattatatttgacaaCTAATGGAAtccttattacaaaaaaaatgattaaaaacaaagaagtgtatatttgtgaaaaaaaatttttatgttgagTGGACAAACAAACTTTAAATTTTGGACATAATTCGTATAATATACTAAGTACCGTTTTCACATGACTCCA
This genomic interval from Diorhabda sublineata isolate icDioSubl1.1 chromosome 7, icDioSubl1.1, whole genome shotgun sequence contains the following:
- the LOC130446267 gene encoding serine--tRNA ligase, cytoplasmic is translated as MVLDLDLFRTDKGGNPDLIRENQKKRFKDVALVDKVIERDSTWRQLRHKLDNCNKLKNVCSKAIGEKMKKKEPQGDPSEDVPQNIVTNLENLTLEVLQTITVNQIKKVRTLIDEAIVKNEKELIKTEKERNDALREVGNHLHESVPVDDDEDNNKIERTFGDCQVRKKYSHVDLICMIDGMDGERGAVVSGGRGYYLTGPAVFLEQALIQLALRILHKKGFKPLYTPFFMRKEIMQEVAQLSQFDEELYKVVGKGSEKVEDKGVEEKYLIATSEQPIAAFHRDEWISENSLPIKYAGFSTCFRQEVGSHGRDTRGIFRVHQFEKVEQFCLTSPFDNKSWEMMDEMIENAEEFYKSLEIPYRIVNIVSGALNHAAAKKLDLEAWFPGSSAFRELVSCSNCLEYQARRLLVRYGQTKKMNAATDYVHMLNATMCATTRVICAILENNQTETGIKVPTILKPYMPEEYQHEIPFVKPAPIDIEKDSKKIKKQKEGMKKAAGEE